The Mercenaria mercenaria strain notata chromosome 10, MADL_Memer_1, whole genome shotgun sequence genome contains a region encoding:
- the LOC123550391 gene encoding uncharacterized protein LOC123550391 — MITGERYRAIMALLFCFRTAWFLGSQPQTDVAHFVKGLQSSFSVDGIMEDGGLFSTFTKELLHLMTAADRTLREQDDALFKKTLVQYVGRQRNSDITLLNPNQMFSGAGVEVNSEETPYIWIESWPGCPPAHLYRTIEMPFSLAAIGEWLVLARTVQGHNFPATLMTLASTMAMCWYRKLLGEVGHFNLPLLYREPMCGKTLTAQCMANVTGSDSVYSRCTLAAITELCSMSTIPVVWDDPTEAADVSQLATDLGNGAIRGTKDCNLQPQTGCLVTANFDLGGTKKCYTHLNLILFEKAEVSDVAHVMQLEDGARKASAALPGMLSLTDGVTAVDIWKMTLQIMTCCKSLEVRLVEGMAVLLTVMTKILEALNLPWSDELFTYLQTEIIPSHMQCLGHSVNKIAANHGTFSRLVSDIVSDLAPEQIPEYVKLNGSCLTLRTVELPRQIQQRAAELPGGRTKNVCMGVMKKV, encoded by the exons atgataacaggtgagcgatatagggccatcatggccctcttgttctgttTCAGGACTGCCTGGTTTTTAGGGTCTCAGCCACAAACAGATGTAGCCCACTTTGTGAAGGGATTGCAGTCCTCATTCAGTGTAGATGGTATAATGGAAGATGGTGGTCTATTTTCAACTTTCACTAAGGAGCTTCTACATCTTATGACAGCAGCAGACAGAACTCTGCGAGAACAAG atgatgcATTGTTCAAGAAGACGCTTGTTCAGTACGTTGGAAGACAACGTAACAGTGACATAACTCTGCTAAACCCTAATCAAATGTTCTCTGGGGCCGGTGTTGAG GTCAATTCAGAAGAGACACCATACATCTGGATCGAATCATGGCCAGGTTGTCCGCCTGCTCATTTGTACAGGACAATAGAGATGCCATTTTCA TTAGCTGCAATAGGGGAGTGGTTGGTTTTAGCTAGGACTGTGCAAGGTCATAACTTTCCAGCGACCTTAATGACGCTTGCATCGACGATGGCAATGTGTTGGTATCGCAAGTTACTTGGAGAAGTTGGACACTTCAACCTGCCACTTCTTTACAGGGAGCCAATGTGTGGGAAGACTCTGACCGCCCAGTGCATGGCTAATGTAACAGGGTCTGATTCTGTCTACTCGAG ATGTACTCTGGCTGCAATAACTGAGCTGTGCAGCATGTCTACGATACCAGTTGTTTGGGATGACCCCACTGAGGCAGCTGATGTGAGCCAGCTGGCAACTGACTTGGGAAATGGCGCCATTAGGGGAACCAAGGATTGCAATCTACAGCCCCAGACAGGTTGTTTAGTGACAGCCAACTTTGATTTGGGAGGAACAAAGAA ATGCTACACCCATCTCAATCTTATCCTCTTCGAGAAGGCAGAGGTCAGTGATGTGGCCCATGTGATGCAGCTGGAGGATGGCGCCCGCAAGGCTTCAGCTGCACTACCTGGTATGTTAAGTCTTACAGACGGTGTTACAGCAGTTGATATATGGAAGATGACCCTCCAGATTATGACTTGTTGCAAGAGTTTAGAAGTTAGGCTGGTTGAGGGTATGGCTGTGCTCTTAACTGTAATGACAAAG ATACTTGAAGCACTCAATCTGCCATGGTCAGATGAACTTTTTACATACCTGCAGACGGAAATCATTCCATCCCATATGCAGTGTCTTGGGCACAGTGTGAACAAAATAGCAGCAAACCATGGAACCTTCAGTCGGCTCGTATCTGACATAGTATCTGACTTGGCCCCAGAGCAG ATCCCCGAGTATGTGAAATTGAATGGTTCATGTCTGACACTGAGAACTGTCGAACTGCCACGCCAGATTCAACAGCGCGCTGCTGAGCTACCTGGGGGAAGAACAAAAAATGTCTGCATGGGGGTTATGAAGAAGGTTTAG